The following is a genomic window from Homalodisca vitripennis isolate AUS2020 chromosome 5, UT_GWSS_2.1, whole genome shotgun sequence.
taaataataaagaaggCCCTATTGAAAATTTCAGTCTCTTTTCttctcaaattattaaaaaattaaactgtagtcatatctaatttttcatactggcttaAATATTTCCAACAGTTTTGTATTTGCATATCTAACCCGTAtggtattttaatacaaattgtaacaaaaagcatgtaaatatttatttgtggagtcgtcTGATGATGAAATCTTTAGTTTCAAAAGGCTTTATCCAAACAATAAACcatattggaaaagtattgttttactacaatttagtAATTGTTTCAATGTTCACGGTTCGACTCGGAAAAATGCTTGTTGTGAGCCTCATTTTAGTTGTTATATTGTGgagtttttgaaaacaaactcgTTTTCTCATAACTATCAAGAagcattaaaattatgtaattcaatGCCCATATTGACACATAGTTTGGTATATAATCAGTCGCTGACATATTTATCCAACAACACACTTTGATAAGTAAAATGTCATTTGTTTGTTGAAAAATGGGAAAGACCTTACTTAACTGGATCACGAAATTTTCTCAGAACagtgataattaaataatttagtttcacaGAATGTTTTGCTGACATGAGGAAGTGTATATTACtcaaagaaaacaattaattgtatagtattagttaattgttgtaaatatttctaaaaacttattGCATAATTACGACCCCCTTTCACGGATACATATAATTAGTTCTTAAATTTACTTTCTCAAAGATTTTAAGTCTACATTTTAACTTGTCTAGGAGTATCTGAAAGTGGTTTTAAAGGAGTACTAACGGTTATAGCAGTTTGATCGCAAAAGGCTCTGTTTGGACTGTTTTAACCGTCCATCGCAGGCTcgctcaaataataaatattacggTTGTTTACATTCTTCAGTGGcgtgtttatttactattttcgaCTGTAAAATCTTCAAAGTTGTTCTAAGGCGTTGGCTCCCAGCGGCAGAATGTATAATTACAGCTTTGCCGAATATACTGTCATTTTCGGTTCTTCCAAATCATTGATCATTGTTACTCCTAGCTCCAAACTTTACACCACGGACTTCCGAATAAGCTTCATTAGAAAAATATAGGAAACACATGTTGCACCGAGAGAAGAAGCCGAAGCTACTCCGCGTAGGTGGAAGAATCGCTACGCTTGCAAGTTCACCATTTCCCACGCCCTCTACCAGAAGGGAAATCGGCTGGAGAAAATTCAAAACACTGCTTTGCGTACTCAAAAAAGAAAACACCGGGTGAGCTTAAGAGAAACTGCATATTTGTGCTCTTAAATGGAAAGAGCACTTTGCCACGTATCCGTGTTTAGAAGATTATTATACTATGCCAAAAtcctgaaataaaatgtacagtttaccGCCTAGAAGGTTGAATAACGCATTATTTTGGTCTTTCataatgttaaaatacattttgaattaataCAACTACGAAGTGTTCTTTACTCCCTGGAGTCCACAAATTAGTTTTGCTTGCTTTATTAGACCCTAGATATGTTGAAGTGTATAGCTGTCCTTAACATGGTATAGTACTCCTCAACGCGTTAAGGTGTATCAGAAGTTATCCTCATAATCATCCACACAGCAATAACCTCCTCAACGGTATGATTTCTTTCCCGTAAACGTCAATTCACTCTTTTTTAATTCACTAAATGCCAACTACCATAAGAAtgtcatataatattttgttgcattaaaaatactaacatcCGTAAAATATGAATTTCGAATACCTCTCTACTCACATGACACAGTAGTTCTATGTATACTTTCATAGTACATGACTCTTACTTACTGTAAAATCTTCTGGTGATGTTGTATGCACTCTTTGAGACAGCAGTTGTTGTAATACTGAACGTCACCCCTGTGAGAAGCTCTAGAAGTCATGACTTTTGCTGTTTCCGGTATGTTCATGAATGCCCAATCCAGTATCCTCATCTCTCCCTGGAGGCAGAGGATGGAGGAGTACAGAGAGCACTGCCAAGATATGTGATATATGATGATGATCAAAGAGATCATCATTTCCACCGTGTAAATGGTCAGATACAGGTAGACGGAGTCTATATCGAAGGGGAACCAGGGAGAAAGAGGCAACGGAATTTTCTCGTGGGAATCCTTCATGAAGTTTATGATACCAAAAATCATCGGGCtgatgaagaagaagaaagtCCCAAGAATCGAGGAAATTATAAAAactctttcaacaattttaaccCTCATGGTGGCGTCTCTCTTAGCAACGTGTTGTTTGTCGGAGAGAGGTGTGGAGTACTGGTACAATCCCTGTTGCAGCATGGTCAACAACTCTTCAATCCGGTCGTGGTAGAGGCCAAACGTGAAAACGAGGCTGGTGCCATAAGTTATGGCACTGACATCATTTACCACCCGGAAAACTTCTTTGTTGTCGTTCCAGTGGACACTGAGAGAAATGATAGCCTGAACTAGACTGGTTAACATCACGAATAGCTTCATCACCAAGATACTGCTGCCCTTGGAAGGTTTTGTAGGACAGACTCCTGTTAGCTGCAGGCAAACATCGGTAAGCCGTGAAGCAGGCACCTTCCAGCCATTCAAGAACTGCACCATTCTGACCTTTATAACAATCCAAAGGAACCTCACTTACATTATTGTTTTCTGTATCTTTTTTTATACAGATTATCTTAACATGCAAGAGGTAAAACCTGTGGCAGTTTACCacactttttgaattttttttagtattattatgaaCATCAGCAGGTTAGGAACTCGCTTATCTCTTCTTATATATTTCTTCACAATATCTTAACATGTGtttgtcttttactcattttgttttcaaaataattaaaatgtactgtACACCCAATTCGGCAACATtccctgataaaaatatttaaatttatgtatacagtcattcacttataataaattcaagtttcaTTTTGCACGTTGTTCTTTCATTATACACACTTTCTTTTGgagtacaaacaaattttttacttacaCACTTAAAAAAAGTATATGAGATCATTTGCTTACGCTCAACCTCTTGTGTATTCTAAATTTTACGAAAAATTACGATGCAgtacttttaatatgttttttatttacacaatttgaTTTTCAGgtaatttaaagtagtatattcGGCAACACAGTACTCAAACTaatcatgttaatttttataagatttcctgttgaagcaaaataattaatagtaaaaagtaagcaTGAGCAAATTGCCTTCAAGCAACCTCTCGTGTACATGGAGCCGGTGACACCtctcacatgttaaaattattttaactataacaatttGAGCAAAGTCATGTCATAATATAAAGTATAGTACTGTCTTGTTTAGTTCACCCTCTAtttctttattcgtatttttaaagacataaagGTATAAAAGTTCAAGCTTTGCAAAATGTTTCTTCTAATCAAGACCTGTTAAGGTAGTGTCAGAAAAATATCTGATCAGGTTTAAAATGGTGGCTATATAACATTTTCACATtgaaataaatcagaaaaaaagagttaatgaaatatttataagaacgGTGAAGTGTGGGTTTCTTTTCGATGGACATTTTGATTCCAAATTTAATTCACTATggcaaataataacagaaaattaaaGATGTAACTATGCCTTATCCTTCACTTTAACTTCACTAATCGATTTATCAATGTCGCTTAACTGCTGattaataatcagctgattgttgaATTTACCAGTTAAGATTACTAGCTTGTTGTAATTTTCCACATTCGTTATACAATTTGTTTGGATTCAGTACATATTGTTTTGCcgaattgatttttaaatttcttacttattttgacctgaCAAATCAAGTGGTGAAATTTGACAGAGTAATTTATGTCCTCGCTGTATCTGCAAacaaaaattcttcattttaccTTGAAAACAATTATTGCCATATAGTTTTGTAATGCAATTATAAGTCAAATGaacattattttcagaattattgtgaacgttgaaattaataaataatttgcatAGTGAATATCTGATTTTGATATAGGCTAATAGCATATACTGTACTCACCACGCTGCTTTTTAGATGTCTACCAATAGGCTTGACTTGGGTGTTAATTTTTCTTTGTGTTGGCGGACCAAAGTAACCATACAATTTATCATTCTATTTAGTACTCCATTGCCTTGTCATCTATACACAGTTCCCACCCTGTAATATTATCAAGTCTGCTCTAGAATTCCCATTGTTGTCTATTCGCTTGTCGATGTCTCTGTAATTTGGAAGGCACTGAATTTTTGCAGCATTTCAATTATTTGGTCATCATTTTTGCtttcattgttgttttaattcattattttcactGCTTTACAATTACGCGTTGAATGTatgtgtactttttaaattagtccGCAAACATTATTAGGCCTATTTgtgtgaatagtttttttttttaattaactatatattttttattaaattataaaattaaaagttattttataatcactTGATTCAGGGTTTTGACTCCtttttgcaattaattaaaatgttaatagttaATGCGAATAAAATATATCTAGTGAACTTGAATaatgaactttttttgtaaatatctgaTGAAAATAATCCGAGATTCCGGTGtgctacatttaaatattacaaatacacaTTACACTATGAAACTATTAAtcaaccttttaaaattaattagtaattaattatgtttactcattataatttactttttatagaaGAATACAGAATAATCTCATTATTTGAGATTTTCCCATTCTGGTATAATTAGATAAGAAGATTCATTTGTACATCATTGATTGTACAATTATATACAGTTCgacacataaatatatttgtaacacttATTCTGAAATCTGACAAAGGAAAAGATTTTACgagcatttaatttattttctaaaagctTGGACTTGATATAGTATAGTAAATCAGAAATTATGcttgcaaatattttcacttattgtttcaatgttattgtacaactatacaaattttgtatggtAATTATCTCAATATCTAACGAGGTATCAAATAGTCCTTCTAGCTCAGTTGGAAGatgtaggtagattttgtgagaaatgaaatattaatttttgtcgTAGAATTCACCTGTACCCAATGCTCCGCAAACTATTTCAGATATAAATTAATTGCcagatgtaaataaataaacagcaaGTTTTTTTTAACGTTGTATGcattccaaaacattttttttatcaaggcTATAAATAATGGGGATTCTTTGATTTGAATGACATCttattagaaagaaaataatGGTGTATTAAGTTCACCAGTGACCATAGccaattaagttattaataaattcaatttttgtaaaacttaaaacttgttCCATCAGTTCTTGGTGCTTAAACATCCTTATGTTATTCAAACGTAATCGATGTTTTGAATCAGTTTGTAGTACAAAAAGATGATTTATCACAAAaggtttaggaaatgttataagtaTTCCACTTTCTGTTTTTTCGGCAGGTCCATAATTAACGGagttggtttttaaattttgagataaaTGAACTTTTTAACACATTGAAATGAATGGCTTCAATTACGGCTGACTACAGACGGATCTGACTTTTGCCTTGCCTCTTGATGTCACTTTAACAGCAACGATGCCTGTCGATGGGTTTGtcctatttatacatttatttttttattttataaaatttcgtCATCACATCTGCTAGTAATATGTTAGGTTGTTCTGCGTGTTGGCTTTTTGATCTGTAATATACATCATTcctgattttttttctttcaccTCTTTAAATCTTTCCTTTACACTATTTTGTAGTATCTACGCAAAATGAATTTTAACACCGTACTATCTAAATACGGGTTTTTTTTTGGCTTGGGAGTGTgccatttcctaggccactttaaaatCATGTGTATAATATTCGTAagtaaacatttaactagtataGTAATAAGATAATGGaaatttgatagtaaatttaatgtccaattagttacataattttattctatCAACTGTATAGTAACTACATTTATAACTACTTATTGTGGATTTGTGCTACATTTTATGTACATTCTTAAGAAGTTCTATCTTATTTTACAAACCgcacgcatgtaaatatttttgaaataaactatgattcaattcaattcaaattcaattcagaAATAGTGTCAAACTGGCAACAAACTTAACTAAATATAGTTGTAACTTGTTTAGCCTTTTTTTAGACAGTTACTGTTTGCACAAGCcgagttataataatattataaatttgaaagtagGTTTGCTTGTTacgttttcacgcgtaaactattcaaccaattgagCTGATATTTTAGGCTACATGG
Proteins encoded in this region:
- the LOC124362000 gene encoding odorant receptor 33a-like, with product MVQFLNGWKVPASRLTDVCLQLTGVCPTKPSKGSSILVMKLFVMLTSLVQAIISLSVHWNDNKEVFRVVNDVSAITYGTSLVFTFGLYHDRIEELLTMLQQGLYQYSTPLSDKQHVAKRDATMRVKIVERVFIISSILGTFFFFISPMIFGIINFMKDSHEKIPLPLSPWFPFDIDSVYLYLTIYTVEMMISLIIIIYHISWQCSLYSSILCLQGEMRILDWAFMNIPETAKVMTSRASHRGDVQYYNNCCLKECIQHHQKILQCISLLNGAFKIIILEYLESCTFIFCLNAMRLALSPLSISVTTVTSLGEVVPVMLQLWLICWFGQLLTNEGERMRQSCYNSPWIGQDRSYKKTLHVVMTRCNKPICLSAGGIYTVDMKTYSQILQAAYSYLNFLLSTHNRSM